A window from Dromaius novaehollandiae isolate bDroNov1 chromosome 1, bDroNov1.hap1, whole genome shotgun sequence encodes these proteins:
- the PROSER2 gene encoding proline and serine-rich protein 2, which produces MPRNLLSDFSEMASEISPNHVLGSVERSDNVENRSTQARCRNVPLDDESLKYLTHEEKDVLMFFEETIDALDDDLEEPVLPDSGIHSQSPRSTEENVSSHSETEDIIDLVQSTPDSSDHEGPPTRDAEPVLDAAWGTDSPKPAVPADLPSHPSVAPLPPPPTHEMLPPPPPPPPPVQHPKLLRSIPTPLIMAQKMSEQQMESRLRLPGAFKEGNSERKKTPVPNGDYLAPPKYPPPPAPKLHRFPSNINITNVSGKEFNETISKAAVNVQERRAQVLANINGGAFLAAELEEKLQKNDLLGRNRSSSLRDLSSEQTRYEALTKLGLVKVRPAQDQVDHAPGTQQLDVQPKQGDVVPNGYQNIHEILRSEPSPFLPQGKTVTIKPEVALAANKVTQQNTAKGFNDHKQPNLNLDMRRRSGSLPRPSGFRPQGITVRFSGRGSTEEARREALRKLGLLKETA; this is translated from the exons ATGCCTAGAAATCTCCTGTCAGACTTCTCTGAAATGGCATCCGAAATCTCTCCAAATCATGTGCTTGGGAGCGTGGAGAGGAGTGACAACGTGGAGAATCGCAGCACCCAAGCTAGGTGCAGAAATGTTCCCTTG GATGATGAGAGTCTGAAATACTTAACTCATGAAGAGAAGGATGTTCTCATGTTCTTTGAAGAAACCATAGATGCCTTAGATGATGACTTGGAGGAACCAGTCCTACCTGACAGTGGCATCCACTCTCAGTCTCCAAGGTCAACAGAAGAAAATGTCTCCAGTCATTCAGAAACTGAAGACATCATTGACTTAGTGCAGTCTACACCTGACAGTAGTGACCATGAAGGCCCTCCTACCAGAGATGCAGAACCAG tgttggATGCTGCCTGGGGAACTGATAGCCCTAAGCCAGCAGTACCTGCTGACCTTCCCTCACATCCCTCTGTAGCaccactgccaccaccaccaacaCATGagatgcttcctcctcctccacctcctccgcCTCCAGTGCAGCACCCAAAGCTGCTTCGCTCCATCCCCACTCCACTCATTATGGCCCAAAAGATGTCTGAGCAGCAGATGGAGAGCAGGCTGCGCTTGCCTGGTGCCTTCAAAGAAGGGaattctgaaaggaagaaaacccCAGTACCCAACGGTGATTATCTTGCACCTCCTAAGTATCCTCCCCCGCCAGCACCCAAACTGCACAGGTTTCCAAGCAATATTAACATAACCAATGTCAGTGGTAAAGAATTCAACGAGACTATCTCAAAGGCAGCAGTTAACGTACAGGAGCGGAGAGCTCAGGTGCTGGCCAATATCAATGGAGGAGCCTTTCTGGCAGCTGAACTGgaggaaaagctgcagaaaaatgaTTTGTTGGGACGCAACAGGAGTTCTTCCTTAAGGGATCTCTCCTCTGAACAGACACGATATGAGGCCCTGACAAAACTTGGTCTAGTGAAAGTAAGGCCAGCTCAGGACCAAGTGGATCATGCCCCAGGTACTCAGCAGCTTGATGTGCAGCCCAAACAGGGAGACGTTGTTCCCAATGGATATCAAAACATCCATGAGATTTTAAGAAGCGAGCCCAGCCCTTTCCTTCCTCAGGGCAAAACTGTAACAATCAAACCAGAGGTGGCTCTTGCTGCTAACAAGGTCACTCAGCAGAACACAGCAAAAGGATTTAATGATCATAAGCAACCTAATCTAAACCTGGATATGAGGAGGAGGTCAGGTTCGCTGCCTCGCCCTTCAGGGTTTCGACCCCAAGGGATAACGGTAAGGTTTTCTGGACGTGGCTCAACGGAAGAAGCTAGGAGAGAGGCACTTCGGAAACTGGGACTACTGAAAGAGACTGCATAA